The Erinaceus europaeus chromosome 4, mEriEur2.1, whole genome shotgun sequence genomic sequence ttctcaatttctctctgtcctatcaaataataaattaatttttaaaaaaggagaaaagattgAGGGCCCAGTGTTTTATGGTGGAGGATAATatgctgacacctatcatggggagatgggaAAATGCACAGAGGTGAACAGTTCTGCTTATAAATTAATGTGTCCTCAATAAGGTGACAGAAAAGCTAATTTCTGGCTTGGTGGCAGCTAGCCACCCACTTACCATCCAGCACCTCCACCAGAACCCTTCCGAGGGTGTTGGCCTCCCCACGGTGGAGGCTCTGGCACTGGTAGAGGCCGGCGTCTTGGGCCTGAAGGTTACGCAGTGTAATGGTGAGCTTGCCACCCAGGGTGTCATCTGTGATGACTGTGGTCTTGTTCCGTCTCTTCAGGAAGGACAGCAGCCATGCTCGGTGGGTACTGATCACCCGCTGGCATGGGCCCTCTTCTCCCAGCTGGCGGCACCAGGCTTTGCGCCTCCCCCAGTGCTTCAAGGAGTCGTAGGGGCAGGAGACCTGCAGGGACTGACCTGCCCGACCCTGCAACAGCGTGGTGTTGTGGGCCATGGACAGTTCTGGGGAGGAGACATTATATCACATATTTAGTGGATACTTACTATGTGCCATGAACAAAAGGGACAGAAACCCTGCCCTTGAGGAGTTCAGGATTTTGGACAAGTTAGggaagagggagtgggggaggataGGAAGGTGTCATGGGAGGGTGTggcaagaggagaggaggaagggaagaaacaaGAGAAGAATGGGGGCGGGGAGGAGGTTACTTGGATGCGCAGCTGGTAaagtacatatgttaccatgtgtgaggacctgggttcaagcccctggtccctacctgaagggtgTTAGCAGTgatacagatgtctttctgtctttctccctctctgtcctgcttttctctctctctatcaaaaaaccaaggggagggagagaggagggaggaacattgggggagaggaaaaaaatgtgaGAGTAAGAAAAATTAGAAACCAGGAGCTAATTCACTTGGTAGAATGAATTTTACCATGTCTGAGCCCTGGGCTCCAACATGAGAGCATTATGTTGTGGGAGGCTTCACTAGCAGTGCAACTGtgaatgctgtggtgtttctcttctgTGTGTATGTCTTTCACACTCTATCTAAAAAACATCTGCCAGactccagggagacagcataatggtttttcaaaaagacattcatgcctgatactcttgagattccaggttcaatacccagccccacccataagccagagctgagcagttctctgtaaattaattaattaattagaaatagTTTGAAAGTAATAAAATTGGGCCCAGGCATtggtacacatggttgagcactcATATTATCATATTCAAGTGCCCAGTCCTTATCtacaaaggggaaagcttcatgagcagtgaagcggggctacaggtgtctatctctctccctctttcaatttctccctgttctgtcaaataaaatagaaagaaagaaaaagaaaaaaggaaaaaatggcagtggacagtggatttgttgtgaaggcactgagctctagtgataaccctggtggcaataaaatgaaaataaagaatcaAATACCTCACTGAAcaagttagagaaaaaaaaatttaaatttaaaagtctGGCAGGAGTGGTGGAGCCACACATATATGAAGCCCAGCAAAAACCTTatgtgataataataattattataataaaaataataataactattattattataataaaaaacaataactattattattaatataataacAATAGTGAGTCATAGCATTCAGGCAGGTGTTAGTGAGAAGTTGGGATCCAGGAAGCCCAGAACCTGACTCTATTACAGATGGATTTGCTGGATGTCTTTGAAGAAGTAACTGATTTGCTGAGTCTATTTCCAGAGACACTTAATCTGGAAGTTCTCTCCAGTTTGAATCTGCACACCTTCTCCCTCTCGCACAGGACCGAGACCTCTCTTGCCCCTACtcggcagagcagagcagggctagTATCCCCTGCAGACAGGAGCTGATTACACAGACGCTGGGCCAGGCCCCCTCCCTGCTTGGCCATGCCTGCTTACTTGGCCACCCACACTGGCACCAGCTCTGCACTCTCTTCTCCTGACACCCAGCTTCCCTATTTCTGTGGCTTTGTTCCCCTTTCAGCAGGGACCCATCTCAAAGCTATTTTAGGGGAGATACAAGACTGTTATTTGGGGGGCCCATTTAGGGATGAGTGTGATGGGCTGAGAGCACTAGTCTACTGCCACTGGAACTGCAGGGGAAGATACTGTTGGTTCCTCTGCCTCAACTTATCCTCTTTGGGTCCTCTCTGACTTCAACCACAGCAATCGGAGGGATAGTTTTATGGACCTGGTAGCCTGCCTTTTGGAATCAAAGAGATCTGATAAATGCTATTGCTTCCACCCTGTGCGTCCCTCTGCCTCCAGGTGCCTAGCACACCCTACCTCACCACTCTGCCACTGGGGCAAGGTGCTGCTGGGTTTGCCCCTCCTGTCACCCAGCTCTGCCCATTGCTGTGGGGAAACAAGGAAACCCCCTTGCCCCAAGGGAAGAGACAATTGTGTGCAGGAATCTGGGGGTATCAACTCCCCAGCTCAAGTATACAAAGAGAGCCTTCAAAACTTGGGAGGGAGCACTGCAAAGGAGATTCCCAGTTCtggcttcttttctctttctactcCTCCCTCCCAGCCTGCCAATCCTCTGGGGCTAATCTGAAACTCAAGTGGGCCACTATTTATGGGCTTTTACCAGTGTAACCCCAAAAGGTCCTCCAACTATTAGTATCTGAGATGCTATCATCAGAACTCCTATGAGGCCAGAATCTCCCAGCCCTTCACATCCTCATATGCATGAAGAGTTGCACAGTGGATgctgggaaaggaaggagagtGTGGAGAATAGGAGAATGAGTGGGGAAGAGAAGTCGAACATGCCCAGGAATTCAACCTACTTTCTAATTCAGATCGTTGCTTTGCTTTCTTCACCACCATATTCtcaaagaaggggaaggaaagaagatatAAGCTGCTCAAAGAAGGGGTCTTACCTGTGACAGCAAGCAGGGTGAGCAGCCAAAGAAGCTCCATGTCATTCTTCCCAAAGGCAGATGGCTTGTGCAAGAGCTCCTTTCCCTCAAACTACAGGAAGGAGAGATGCAGGCAATGTTCACAGGAACTGGCTCCTGGGGGTTGAGCAATCATTAGGGCTGGGGTCTGGTCTATGACTCAGAGAGGGAGTGTGTGGAGTGGAAAGAGGGGGAGTGGAGGAGTTGGCCATTGCAGACTGGCTGCAGGAGGCTGAGGCCCTAAGACTTCTGAAAGGCCAGCCTTGGCAACTTTCCCTACATGAACAGAACTGGTCAAGGTCCAAGACTGCTCAGTCTCCATAAGAGGCTAGCCTGTCTGTTTTTATTGCAGTGTCTTCTTTAATTGTCATCCCTTTGCAATAAAATTTGAAGTTGggaatcttttttcttcttgttcattAATTATATGTAGGAATGCAACAGAATTTGTGATGTTGTGACCGGCCACATTGTTGTAcgcatttgttgtttcttctttaatttttttgtttggctttattttttaaaaaaattttttatcttcgcaaagcacaaggaccggcataaagatcccggtttgagccccggctccccacctgcaggggagtcgcttcacaggcggtgaagcaggtctgcaggtgtctatctttctctccttctctctgtcttcccctcctctctccatttctctctgtcctatccaacaacgacaacaacaataataactacaacaacaacaacaaaaaaccaacaagggcaacaaaagggaataaataaataaaataaatatttaaaaaaattatctttatttattggatagagacagctaggaatcgagagggaaggggggagatagagacagagcaacacctgcag encodes the following:
- the TREM2 gene encoding triggering receptor expressed on myeloid cells 2 isoform X2 codes for the protein MELLWLLTLLAVTELSMAHNTTLLQGRAGQSLQVSCPYDSLKHWGRRKAWCRQLGEEGPCQRVISTHRAWLLSFLKRRNKTTVITDDTLGGKLTITLRNLQAQDAGLYQCQSLHRGEANTLGRVLVEVLDDSLDHQDSEDVWATEETESLEEVQVKHSISRNHSDEEFVFPPTSILLLLVCIFLGKLLVAGALWAASWHRKKFEAPLVSRSSGSPDSDYQLHTLTGQTDI
- the TREM2 gene encoding triggering receptor expressed on myeloid cells 2 isoform X1, whose product is MELLWLLTLLAVTELSMAHNTTLLQGRAGQSLQVSCPYDSLKHWGRRKAWCRQLGEEGPCQRVISTHRAWLLSFLKRRNKTTVITDDTLGGKLTITLRNLQAQDAGLYQCQSLHRGEANTLGRVLVEVLDDSLDHQDSEDVWATEETESLEEVQVKHSISRNHSDEEFVFPPTSILLLLVCIFLGKLLVAGALWAASWHRKKFEAPLVSRSSGSPDSDYQLHTLTDRHMRE